TTGCTGTTATTATAAAATCCaatactcattctttttcacAACATATCTTCTGAATGAATTAAGATTTACTTGCCACACACACTTTGtctattaaatgttttttaattaaaaaaaatcatgcaTGCGTGTATTGGAAAATAAATGAATTCAGTAAGCACTACTTACCAACAAAATAGGAGTATGTAGTTTCCAATTTGCATTTAAACTCTTCCTCTGTCATTCTCGTGTTTTTTTCACACGTACGTAAAAGAAAGAGAAACAAAATCGTATACTACTGCTGTCAAATTCTTGTTTAAAATCATTGGCTTCACATAAATGGtgtaatcaaattaaataatcaagTACCGTGATTATCATTGTTGCTACGTTGCTTAAACATTTAGACATGTAATTCACTTTGCGTGAGTTCAAAAATTAAtgttagaataaaattataactaATGGAGCAATTCATTGACCAgtgacaaacccttaaatggagttcaGTATCACAGTGGATTAGTCTTTAATCTGTGTCGAGTTGAAAGATACCgtgagaaacaaaaaaaaaattaatgttagaataaaattatactaatggttgaataattagtaaaaatataaaaaatactatttatacaccaaaattaatggctaaaattaattattaatataattatatataaatatatgtataatttaatttattttaaatatatatttatattttaatatatattttatattaatagctgattttggtaaaaaaaatataatcttaaAAGCATAACATGCGAGTATAGCCATGTGTGACAATCATGTCCGCAGAAGGTGGTAGTGGAGCCAGCACCATTCATGGGTCATATATAGAAGGGTAATGCTAGGTAGACTATcaacatataaaatttttaaagtgatATCACTGTtgactttataattttttattaattcaaaagtaattaaattctCCTTTTTTTCATGTTACAAGATTTCTTAAGAGCTTGATCCAACTTTTGTGAATGTAATTAATGTGATAAAAAGAAAACTATGGCATTGAATTGAAagcagagaagagaacagaGTGGCAGAGTGCGCTTTTCATATAATGAAgttgattccattagattttTGCAACAATAGAAGAAACAAGTGGAAATAAACTAAAGGCATGGCTTTCATGTGAAGCAGAATCATTAAGCCAGGCATGAAGGACGAGTTTGTTAGTTAGTTGAATCATTTTTTGTTGAGAAGGGAGGCACGCAATTCGGCAACGTCGATCTCCTTGATGTTCTCGGGTTTGTAGTAGCCAGTGACAGGATCAGGCACCCATGAAAccttctctcccttctcttcCCCTGAAGAAGAAGACTTCTTGCTTCTGATGGCGCTGGACGCTCCTCCTCCCCTTCTTGCTGCTACGCTTCCTGTTGCCGTGGCAGCGTAGCCACGGGAGGCGGTGAGAGCCTTCGAGATTTGGTTTTGAAGGAGGGATGAGAGAGCCTTGGAGTTAGCGAAAGAGCGTGCCATTTCAAATTCCAAGTAACCGAGGAAAGCTTATAATCTCTCTGAATgaataaagaagaaagagaaaagaagctcTCCGCAGTTGTATTGTGATTATTTGAGGGTAGAGGCGTAGAGGGAGTGTGTATACATATAGGGTTCAGAATGAGAAGGGTCCAGGAAAGAGAATAAGGCGGGTCAAATTAACAATGATAATAAGACGGTAAGACCTGGTCAAAATTGGAACCTGGTAAGTCGTCTGAGGTCAATGAACCAGTGAATGAGCATGAAATGCACTTGCCGACTTGCCTTTCTTATTATACTTGGTTTTATAAAACTtctacttttcaaaaattatagtatctatatttaataaattaaattaaaaacagtttttaataaatacaaaaaataataaatatatttagtaaaataattttttacagtttaaaatattataataaatattaatataagaattaaatttaaatattaattagaaaaaatatcttttaaaatatttttgtgattaaattatatgtattaaaatactttttaataaattatttttctaatgattaaattatatttttactaaaatatcttttaaaatattttgtaatgattaaattattttttactaaaacaccttttaatatttttttgagtgaTTAAATTGTGATATCAATGCATAtcattttaacattaaattaaaattttttttcctgtgagactaatagaaaaatataaaaaaatgttaaactaAACTTGTAAAATCATGTTTAGTAATATGTATTGATATCATGAGATTAACAATAaaacttactaaaaaaattgttgttaaaaaattttttggtaaaattatagtttagcaactaaaaaattattgaaggatatctcaataaaaaataatttaattattaaaaaatattttgaaggatatttgaaaaaattacaatttagtctttttttaattaatatatgaaattatattaaattttttaattttaacaaatacaaattatttttaaaacactttactttaaatatttttaaaaacatctttatcttataaaaattataagcATAGGGCAATAGGGCATAATCtttgtaatttataaaaaaacatta
This portion of the Arachis duranensis cultivar V14167 chromosome 6, aradu.V14167.gnm2.J7QH, whole genome shotgun sequence genome encodes:
- the LOC107492478 gene encoding indole-3-acetic acid-induced protein ARG2; the protein is MARSFANSKALSSLLQNQISKALTASRGYAATATGSVAARRGGGASSAIRSKKSSSSGEEKGEKVSWVPDPVTGYYKPENIKEIDVAELRASLLNKK